A stretch of DNA from Campylobacter gracilis:
GTTGATAAAGAGGAATTTCAAATGCAGCTTTATAAAATGGGTATCGATTATATTCAGGGATTTTGCGTCGAAAAGCCGAACGATATATCGAATTTAAGGAGATCATAGTGAGATACGGCGAAGAGGAAATTGAAAAATTTGACATCGAAAATTTAGAAGTTTGGCCAAATAAACAGGAGCGCGATTATCTTATAAAAATAACCCTACCCGAGTTTTGCTGCCGCTGCCCACGCTCTGGCTATCCGGACTTTGCGACGATCTATTTGGAATATATCCCGGATAAGCTCGTAGTAGAGCTTAAAGCGATCAAACTTTACATAAATTCCTTTATGAACCGTTATATTAGCCACGAAGATAGCATAAATGAAATTTACGGCGCGCTGCAAAGCAAGCTAAAACCTAAATTTATGAAAATTACGGGCGATTTTAATCCGCGCGGCAACGTTCATACGGTAATCGAAATAAACTCGGATCAAATTTACCGATGATAAGCTCAAATTTAGTCGAACAAATTTTTAAATCCGCAAGCATTAGCCGTTGGAACGATTACCCAAAGATGGTAAGTCTTGTCGAGCTCGACAAGCAGGCACATAAATTTATCATCGCTTATTTTATCGCTAGCTTTGAGCGCGACGTGAATATCAACTACGTGATAGAAGCGGGGATTTTCGAGTTTTTAGCGCGCATCGTCGTGACCGATATCCGTCCGGACGTCTTTCATCAGATACAAAAAACCAAGAAAAAAAAGATCAACGAATGGGTTTTAAGTGTCTTGGAAAGCGATCTTTTGCCTATTCAAAACGGCGAGTTTTTCGAGCGATTTAAAAAATATCTAAATTCCAAGGATCATAAGAAAGAAGCCGTGATCTTAAAGGCGGCAAGCTACCTTTCTACGCGCTGGGAATTTAACATCGTCTATCAAACGAGCCAGTTTTTAAACGATATCGAGGAGCTAAAATCCAAGGTCGAGGAGGAGCTCGAGGATTATTATGAGCTAATCGGCGTGCGAAAGATCGTGATGAACAAAAAACTTGCCCGCATAGTTGATCTTAGCGGCAGACTTCGTTTTCAAAAACGCTGGGCTCAGACGCCGCGCATTCCTGAGACATCGGTGCTGGGACATATGCTGGTAGTCGCGATTTTAAGCTACTTTTTCTCGCTTGAAGTTGGTGCGTGCCGCTCGCGCACGGCATATAATTTTTTCTGCGCTCTATTTCACGATTTGCCCGAAAGCCTCACTCGCGACATCATTAGCCCCGTAAAATACGGCGTCAAGGGCCTTAGCGACATCATCAGCGAATATGAGATGCGGCTAATAGACGATAAAATTTTACCCTTTGTGCCGGAACATATGCGAGATGATTTTAGTTATATTTTGGGTATCCGTAAAGAGAGCAGTAAATTTATAAAAGACGAGTTTGAAAACCGCACCTTCGAGCTAGGCAGGGAGCCTAAATTTGCAGAAGGCAGCCTAAAGATGTTTAACGAAGATAAATTTCGCGCAATCGACGGCAAAGCGCTTAAGTATTGCGATAAACTAGCGGCGTTTTTCGAGGCGGGGATTTCGATCAGCTACGGCGTTAAAAGCAAGGAGCTGCTTAGCGGGTATAATTCGATGTTAGAGTTTTTCAAAGCCAAGCCGAAAATTGAAGGCGTCGATTTTCAGAGTGTTTGCGAGGATTTCAAAGAGCATTTCGGGCTCAATAGGATCGATTTATAAAACCCCTTCCCAGATGGCTGCGGCACATGCGAGATCTAAGTGCTCTGCTGTATTCCTACCCTGAAGCGGTGCCTAAAAAAAGCATTGCACAGGTCTAAGAAAGGGCAATCGGGATTATATGGAAATGTTTCTTAAAGTAAGGTTATAAATGAATTTCAAAAATCATCTTTTATTCGTATTTCGCGAGGTTTTTATCCCTCATCATCGCTCTATCGAGTTTAGAGCCAAAATTTTTGCCGCTATGCTGCTTGCCAAAAAGAAGCAGACCGACGAGGATTATGACGTGATCAAAGATATAGCGGGCGAAATTTATCCGGGCGATGAGCAGCGCATCGGCGTGCTGGTATCCATCGTAAAAGAGTATATTATAAAGGCGAAGACCTATAAAGGTCTAAATTTAGACTCGCTTTTAAAAGAGATCGACAGGGATATCAAAAACAACAAAAAATATATCAAAAAAATCGATTTTTCGCATCTGCGCCGTCTGATCGGCGACGATGACGACGATGCGTTGATCCAACAGCGCGTTTATGAGTTTTTTGTCTGCGAAGTCAAAGAGTACTCGTAAATTTTTATCTTAAGAATTTTTTTAGTATAATCATCAGTTTTTGAAATTATAAACGGAGAAGAATTTGGAAAATATCAGAAATATCGCGGTTATCGCGCACGTCGATCACGGAAAGACCACTATCGTAGACGAGCTTTTAAAACAGTCCGGCACCTTTGGTAATCACCAAGAAGTCGGCGAGCGCGTGATGGACAGCAACGACATAGAGCGCGAGCGCGGCATTACGATACTATCCAAAAACACCGCCATCCACTACGGCGGCGTTAAAATTAACATTATCGACACTCCGGGCCACGCCGATTTCGGCGGCGAGGTCGAGCGCGTGCTAAAGATGGTAGACGGCGTGCTTTTGCTCGTCGACGCGCAAGAAGGCGTCATGCCGCAGACGAAATTTGTCGTAAAAAAGGCGCTATCTTTAGGGCTCAGACCTATTGTAGTCGTAAATAAAATCGACAAGCCCGCAGCCGATCCGGACCGCGTGGTAAATGAAATTTTCGATCTTTTTGTAGCGCTTGACGCAAACGACGAGCAGCTTGAGTTTCCCGTCATCTACGCCGCGGCCAAAAACGGCTATGCAAAATACGATTTAAGCGATGAGAGCACCGACATGAAGCCGCTTTTTGAGACAATTATATCTCACGTCCCTACTCCTAGCGGTAGCGACGACAATCCTTTGCAGCTGCAGGTTTTCACGCTCGATTACGACAATTACGTTGGCAAGATCGGCATCGCTAGAATTTTCAATGGCACGATAAACAAAAACCAAAGCGTTATGCTAGCTAAAGCCGACGGCACGCACATTAACGGTAGAATTTCAAAACTCATCGGCTTTAACGGACTTGAGCGCACCGACATTGATACGGCGGGCACCGGCGACATTGTAGCGATTGCGGGCTTTGATGCGCTTGACGTAGGCGATAGCATCGTCGATCCCAATAATCCGATCCCGCTTGATGCGCTGCATATTGAAGAGCCGACCCTTAGCGTAATTTTCAGCGTAAATGACGGACCGCTAGCCGGCACGGAGGGTAAATTCGTAACCTCAAATAAGATCGACGAGCGCTTGGAAGCGGAGATGAAAACCAACATCGCGATGCGCTATGAAAACGCGGGCGAGGGTAAATTTAAAGTAAGCGGTCGCGGTGAGCTGCAGATCACGATTTTGGCTGAAAATATGCGCCGCGAGGGCTTTGAGTTTTGCCTCGGGCGCCCGGAAGTCATCATTAAAGAGATCGACGGCATCAAATGCGAGCCTTTCGAGCATCTAGTCATCGACGCGCCCGATGATTGCACGGGTACCGTCATCGAAAAGCTCGGTCGCAAAAAGGCCGAGATGAAGGTGATGAATCCTACCGGCGATGGACAGACGCGCATGGAGTTTGAGATCCCCGCGCGCGGTCTCATCGGCTTTCGCTCGCAGTTTTTGACCGATACTCGCGGCGAGGGCGTGATGAATCATAGCTTTTTGGAATTTCGCCCCTTCATCGGTGCGGTCGAGAAGCGACAAAACGGCGCGCTCGTGAGTATGGAAAACGGAGTGGCGCTAGGATACAGTCTGTGGAATCTGCAAGATCGCGGCGTGCTTTTTATCGCTCCGCAGGCGAAGGTCTATCTGGGCATGATCATCGGCGAGCACAGCCGCCCGAACGATCTGGACGTAAATCCGATCAAGGGTAAAAATTTAACCAACGTCCGCGCCAGCGGCAGCGATGATGCGATCAAGCTCGTGCCGCCGCGAGTATTAAATTTAGAGCGCGCGCTGGAGTGGATTGAAGAGGACGAGCTTGTGGAGGTTACGCCGGTAAATATCCGCGTGCGCAAGCGATACCTAGACCCTACGACGCGCAGACGAATGGCGAAAAAATAGAATTTTTGGATGAAATTTTAAAATTCGGCGTGAAATTTAGCTTTTAAATTTCACGCCTTTTTTATAGGCAAATTTTAAAATTTGCGCTGCTAAAATTTTGCTAGGAGAGGCAATGAATCTTGTTTTATTCGACTTTGACGGTACGATCACGCGCGATGATTCGCTGCTCGAGTTCGTCGCCTACGTAGTCGGATTTAAGAAATTTTTTCGCGGGATTTTAGTGCTATCTCCCATTTTAGCGGCGTATAAGTTAGGTCTTGCGAGCAATAATTTTACGCGTAGAAAGCTCTTGGGCTACTTTTTTGCGGGCATGAGCGCCGATAAATTCGATAAAATTTGCAAAAAATACTCCACCACTCACATCGAAGATATCCTAAAACAAAGCGCGATGGACAAGATCGCAAGCTATAAAGCCGCGGGCGATAGGGTCGTTATCGTCACCGCCTCGCTCGAAGACTGGCTACGTCCGTGGTGCGAGGCGCAGGGCTTGGAGCTTTTAGGCACTAAAATACGACGCAAAGGCGGCATCATTACGGGCGAGATCGAGGGACAGAACTGCTACGGCGCGCAAAAGGTCGCTCGCGTGCGCGCAGCATACGACGTGCAGGCTTTCGATCGCGTCATCGCTTACGGCGACAGCAGAGGCGATCGCGAGATGCTCGAGTTTGCCGATGAGGCGCACTACAAGGCGTTTGAGTAAAATTTAACGCTGAAAGCTGAATAATACATCTGCGGCGACTGCGCTTTTGCTGAGAGCTAGATTTCTCCTCACGCAGAATTTTATCCTTTTAAATTTATCGCGCTTATCTGCGGAATTCTATACCGCACGATAAATTTTATATTTTATCGCAGCGCAAAAGCCATGAGTTACGAAATTCTGTTGCAGCACGGGATTTTAAAATTCTCGGTGCGGGTAAAATTATATCGTAGCGTGGAATTTCGTTCCGAATAGAATAGATATTTTGAAACCGAGCGTAAGATAAAATTTAAAATTTTACGGAATTTATTGGTTACCAAAATTTCAAAATTTGCAGATTTCAGAATTCCACTCGCCGCGTGCGAGGTGAAATTTTAAAATTTCAAAATTCCGCGCCTTAGAATTCTAAGGTCTAAAGCATGTTGTAAATTCCGTCTAAAAGGAAGTATTTTTTATCCGCAGTGCCGCGGTAAAACGGCTCGAAAGTGTCCTCATAAGCCTTTTTGAAAAAGCCCTCTTTGCTTAGCTTAATTAGATCGGCATTGATGAAATCAAGCAGGCTTTGATTGCCTTTTTGCACGCCGACGCCTAAGAATTCCGCCGCACCTAGGTTTTTAAACGGCACTTCGAGCGTATCGTCTACGACGGCGTAGGCTAGGACAATGATATTGTCGTTGGCATAACCATCAGCTCTGCCGTCCTTCATCATCGCGTAGCACTCGGAGGTATTTTTGCAGTAAACTAAATTGCTAAATTTCTCTTTGCGCAAATAACGCTCGGTCATTGAGCCGTTGGGATTTTTTTCGATCGAAATTCTCATATCGCGAACTTGCGCGAAGTCCTTCACTTGATCCTCTTTACGCGTTACGATGCCAAAATTTACCGATAGATACGGCAGCGAGAAATCCACCTGCTTCTTACGCTCTTGCGTAATCATAAAGGTGCCGATAACCATATCGACCTTGTTATTTTTCAAAAACGGGATTCTCTCGCCTGCGGTTACGGCTACGAACTGCACTTCGCCCTTTTTATCGCCGAAAATGTCTTTGGCGATTGAGCTAGCAAGCTCGATTTCAAAGCCCTCAAACTTGCCGTTATTAGACTCGCTTAGTGGCGGACGACCTTCTCGCACGCCTACTCTGATGACCCCTGCCTGCCTGATTTCATCTAGTGTATTTGCAAAAATGCTAGCGCAAAATAAGGCTAAAATAAAAAGTGATCTCATAAAAAGCCCCCTACTTTTTAGTTTTGAAATAATTATAGCACTATATATTTTAGAGAAAATAAATGCAAGCGGTTTAAAATTCAATCACCGCGCGTATGCAGGCTTGAAATTTAGGGGCGAAGTGGGGATTTAAAATTTAGCGAATTTGTGAAATTTTAAATCCCAAGATTTTAATTATACAAGCTACCTTCTATAAATTTTATATTTTAATTTCTAGCTCGCTTTTATAATAAGTCATAAATTCCATCTAGCAGGAAGTATTTTTTATCCGCCGTACCACGGTAAAAAGGCTCGAAGGTGTCCTGATAAGCCTTTTTGAAAAAGCCCTCTTTGCTTAGCTTGACAAGCTCTGCGTTGATGAAATCAAGTAACTCCTTATTTCCTTTTTGCACACCGATACCGATGAAATCAGGCTTACCGAAGTTTTGAAACGGCACTTCGAGCGTATCGTCCACGACGGCGTAGGCTAGCACCGTGATATTAAGGTTGACGTATCCGTCGGCTTTGCCGTCACGGATCATCGCGTAGCATTCGCTTGTACTTTTGCAGTAGCTTGCGTTGGTGAATTTCTCTTTTTTGAGGTAATTATCTACGGTCGTGCCCTCTTCGGTTATGAGCCTCATATCGCGCAAACGCGATATATCTTTGATGGCGTCTGCTTTGCGAGTTAGCACGCCGAGATTGGTCGAAAAATACGGCATCGAGAAGTCTACATGATTTTTGCGCGCCGAATCAATGACGAAGGTAGCTGCGACCATATCGACTTTATTATTGACTAGATATGAGACGCGATCGGCGGCGCTTAGAGAGACAAACTGCACTTCGCCTTGTTTAGCGCCAAAAATCGCTTTTGCGATCGCATTGGCAAGCTCGATCTCAAAGCCTTCAAATTTACCGCCACTAATCTCGCTAAAAGGCGGTCTGCCGTCTCTGACGCCGACTCTAATGACGCCGCTATTTCTGATCTCTTGCAGCGTGTTTGCAAAAAGCCCCGCACAAAGCAAGATCAAAGTAAAAAGTAGTTTCATTTGCTGCTCCTTTGTTTAGGTTATTTACGGCTAATTCTAGCGAAATTAAAATCAAAAGGCGCTTTTTTAGGCTAAATTTATTTGCCGTTTGCTTTTTATGAAATTTCAAGACGCTGTTAAATTTAGCCTTAGATTTGATATAATCGTGCAAAATTTAAGCGAGGGCGATATGAAAAATTTTATCTTTTTGTGGCTTTTACTTGCGGGCTGCGCTTTCGGTGCTGCTAAAGAGGATGCGGCGGCTTCTACTACGCAGCAGGTGGCGTCAAATTTGCCGCAGCCAAATTTTGAAATTTTTTACGATGAAAATGCTAGCGATGCGCAGATAGATGCGGGGTTGGATGCGCTTTTAGAATTCGCGGCGCAAAACAGGGGCAGGATCGACGAGGATTTCGGGGAGTTTAAAGATAGAATTTTCACCGCTTTCATTTTTAATCCGAAGGTGCTACGAAATTCAAAATTCGACTTCGAGCGGATAGAAAAAATCCTTAAATTTAAACCAAATCTCAATTACGGCGGAGACGGCGGTTTTTTCTCGCCGCTAAAGCTCGCGATCTTTTTCGGCTCGAAATTTAGCAGCGAGATAGCGAAGCTTTACCATTTTGATAAAGCCGATGCGATGCGGCTTTTAGAGCTTTTGGTGCGAAACGGCGCGGACGTCAAGGCTAGCGGGCTGCTGCGAGATGCCGCGGCAAACGATAATTTCGAGGCATTTAAGTTTTTGATCGCAAACGGCGCGCGAGATACGAAAGACGTGGTCGGCTCGGTTGCGGGCAGCGAATTAATATTTTTAAGTGACAACAACGTTTCTATTCTCGGATATAAAGAGGCACTGCCGCTTGCTGCGAGGAAGTTTGCCACGGGCGCCAAATTTAAAGAATTCCGCGACGGGAGATTATGCTATTTGGACGAAATTTTAAAATTCCAAAGCTTTGCGAGCATCGATAAAAAGGAGATCAAAACGCTTATCAAAGTAGCTATGGTACTAGATGACGAGATGACGGCGAAATTTCTGCTAACGCGCGGTCTGTGCAAGCAGAAAGAGCTTTGCGAGTTTCTAAAAGCGCAGGCAAAAACTTACGACGCCGTAAAAATTTCTAAAATTTTAAGCCGCAAAGAGAAGTAAATTT
This window harbors:
- a CDS encoding HD domain-containing protein, producing MISSNLVEQIFKSASISRWNDYPKMVSLVELDKQAHKFIIAYFIASFERDVNINYVIEAGIFEFLARIVVTDIRPDVFHQIQKTKKKKINEWVLSVLESDLLPIQNGEFFERFKKYLNSKDHKKEAVILKAASYLSTRWEFNIVYQTSQFLNDIEELKSKVEEELEDYYELIGVRKIVMNKKLARIVDLSGRLRFQKRWAQTPRIPETSVLGHMLVVAILSYFFSLEVGACRSRTAYNFFCALFHDLPESLTRDIISPVKYGVKGLSDIISEYEMRLIDDKILPFVPEHMRDDFSYILGIRKESSKFIKDEFENRTFELGREPKFAEGSLKMFNEDKFRAIDGKALKYCDKLAAFFEAGISISYGVKSKELLSGYNSMLEFFKAKPKIEGVDFQSVCEDFKEHFGLNRIDL
- the typA gene encoding translational GTPase TypA, producing the protein MENIRNIAVIAHVDHGKTTIVDELLKQSGTFGNHQEVGERVMDSNDIERERGITILSKNTAIHYGGVKINIIDTPGHADFGGEVERVLKMVDGVLLLVDAQEGVMPQTKFVVKKALSLGLRPIVVVNKIDKPAADPDRVVNEIFDLFVALDANDEQLEFPVIYAAAKNGYAKYDLSDESTDMKPLFETIISHVPTPSGSDDNPLQLQVFTLDYDNYVGKIGIARIFNGTINKNQSVMLAKADGTHINGRISKLIGFNGLERTDIDTAGTGDIVAIAGFDALDVGDSIVDPNNPIPLDALHIEEPTLSVIFSVNDGPLAGTEGKFVTSNKIDERLEAEMKTNIAMRYENAGEGKFKVSGRGELQITILAENMRREGFEFCLGRPEVIIKEIDGIKCEPFEHLVIDAPDDCTGTVIEKLGRKKAEMKVMNPTGDGQTRMEFEIPARGLIGFRSQFLTDTRGEGVMNHSFLEFRPFIGAVEKRQNGALVSMENGVALGYSLWNLQDRGVLFIAPQAKVYLGMIIGEHSRPNDLDVNPIKGKNLTNVRASGSDDAIKLVPPRVLNLERALEWIEEDELVEVTPVNIRVRKRYLDPTTRRRMAKK
- a CDS encoding HAD-IB family hydrolase, whose translation is MNLVLFDFDGTITRDDSLLEFVAYVVGFKKFFRGILVLSPILAAYKLGLASNNFTRRKLLGYFFAGMSADKFDKICKKYSTTHIEDILKQSAMDKIASYKAAGDRVVIVTASLEDWLRPWCEAQGLELLGTKIRRKGGIITGEIEGQNCYGAQKVARVRAAYDVQAFDRVIAYGDSRGDREMLEFADEAHYKAFE
- a CDS encoding transporter substrate-binding domain-containing protein translates to MRSLFILALFCASIFANTLDEIRQAGVIRVGVREGRPPLSESNNGKFEGFEIELASSIAKDIFGDKKGEVQFVAVTAGERIPFLKNNKVDMVIGTFMITQERKKQVDFSLPYLSVNFGIVTRKEDQVKDFAQVRDMRISIEKNPNGSMTERYLRKEKFSNLVYCKNTSECYAMMKDGRADGYANDNIIVLAYAVVDDTLEVPFKNLGAAEFLGVGVQKGNQSLLDFINADLIKLSKEGFFKKAYEDTFEPFYRGTADKKYFLLDGIYNML
- a CDS encoding transporter substrate-binding domain-containing protein, whose product is MKLLFTLILLCAGLFANTLQEIRNSGVIRVGVRDGRPPFSEISGGKFEGFEIELANAIAKAIFGAKQGEVQFVSLSAADRVSYLVNNKVDMVAATFVIDSARKNHVDFSMPYFSTNLGVLTRKADAIKDISRLRDMRLITEEGTTVDNYLKKEKFTNASYCKSTSECYAMIRDGKADGYVNLNITVLAYAVVDDTLEVPFQNFGKPDFIGIGVQKGNKELLDFINAELVKLSKEGFFKKAYQDTFEPFYRGTADKKYFLLDGIYDLL